The proteins below come from a single Cylindrospermopsis raciborskii Cr2010 genomic window:
- a CDS encoding RsmB/NOP family class I SAM-dependent RNA methyltransferase: MEQPSNLLLKLAHRLFDNPDEEAKFITALVHPQPFSPSILWCQNPPETPPFTTETPTSWQPKFVDRLQVGERPGQHALHQAGAFYCLDFSSIFAASVLLTIEQPLTLVLDVCAAPGGKSIFAWKALQPDLIISNEVIRKRLGMLISNLKRCQIKPSYVLNKDTSVLAQMLKQSMSLVIVDAPCSGQSLLAKREKAPGCFHQTVINKNANRQKRIIANSAGIVAPQGYLVYMTCTYSLEENEQVCTWFLERFPQFKPVEVSPLSPYRSHLTTIPCYRMFPQKGLGAGAFTVLFKNITEGNPAQLVGDEILSASVWY; the protein is encoded by the coding sequence ATGGAACAACCTTCTAATTTATTACTAAAACTTGCCCATCGTTTATTTGATAACCCTGATGAAGAGGCAAAATTTATAACAGCTTTAGTTCATCCCCAACCCTTTTCACCTTCTATCCTTTGGTGTCAAAATCCTCCAGAAACACCCCCATTCACCACGGAGACACCAACATCATGGCAACCCAAATTTGTAGATCGTCTACAAGTGGGGGAAAGACCTGGTCAACATGCTCTCCATCAAGCAGGAGCTTTTTACTGTTTAGACTTTTCTTCTATATTTGCAGCATCTGTACTATTAACCATAGAGCAACCTCTTACTTTAGTATTGGATGTATGTGCCGCACCTGGAGGTAAAAGTATCTTTGCCTGGAAAGCATTACAACCGGATTTAATTATTAGCAATGAAGTAATTCGTAAACGACTAGGAATGCTAATCTCTAATTTAAAGCGTTGTCAAATTAAACCTAGTTACGTACTTAATAAAGATACTAGCGTTTTAGCTCAAATGCTTAAACAATCTATGAGTTTAGTTATAGTTGATGCACCTTGTAGCGGTCAGTCCTTACTAGCAAAGAGAGAGAAAGCTCCCGGATGTTTTCACCAAACAGTAATTAATAAAAATGCCAATCGTCAAAAACGAATTATTGCTAATTCCGCTGGGATTGTTGCTCCCCAAGGTTATTTAGTTTATATGACTTGCACCTACTCTCTAGAAGAAAATGAACAAGTCTGTACATGGTTTTTAGAGCGATTTCCCCAATTTAAACCTGTGGAAGTTAGTCCTCTTTCTCCCTACAGATCTCATTTAACCACTATTCCCTGTTATCGAATGTTCCCCCAGAAGGGTTTGGGCGCTGGTGCGTTTACGGTGCTATTTAAAAACATAACTGAGGGAAATCCAGCACAACTTGTTGGAGATGAAATCCTATCCGCAAGTGTGTGGTACTAG
- a CDS encoding baeRF7 domain-containing protein, translating to MTLSLDELKNLVENSQSPSVSLYMPTQKAGAETRQNPIRFKNLIRQAQQDLEALGIRHTEVLDLLKPAIELDTIDFWEHQNQGLVIFISPNLFRYYCLPSEFPELVVVNREFHLKPLLHFINNDGKFYILGLSQKDVKLFVGTGHSLQELVVENMPHRLEEILLEDELQKGVQHRVGIPRGGASAAEHPGSVHGQGSPDREKHERDILQFCYAIDQALHHRLRDEKAPLILAGVEYLFPIYQAANSYPYLLTESISGNVEIINLDKLHEAGWQIVSPLFQQDTIATLELYEQLAGEGSNMATSDVKEIVSAAYFRRVNSLLVSIDDQNWGKFHPENMSVDLHTKREVDDQDMLDFAAIHTMLNGGNVYTLKGKDMPRGTKIAAIFRY from the coding sequence ATGACATTATCCCTGGACGAACTCAAAAACTTAGTGGAAAATTCCCAGTCTCCATCCGTATCCCTATACATGCCAACTCAAAAAGCTGGGGCAGAGACTCGTCAAAACCCTATTCGCTTTAAAAATTTAATTCGCCAAGCCCAACAAGATTTAGAAGCGTTAGGTATCAGACACACAGAAGTTTTAGATTTGCTGAAACCGGCTATAGAATTAGATACAATTGATTTTTGGGAACACCAAAATCAAGGACTGGTAATTTTTATTAGTCCCAACTTGTTTCGCTACTATTGTTTACCCAGTGAATTTCCTGAATTAGTTGTTGTCAATAGAGAATTTCATCTGAAACCTCTACTGCATTTTATTAATAACGATGGTAAGTTCTATATTTTAGGTCTGAGTCAAAAAGATGTGAAATTATTTGTTGGCACGGGACATAGTTTACAGGAGTTAGTAGTAGAAAATATGCCCCACCGTTTAGAAGAAATTCTCCTGGAAGACGAATTACAAAAAGGTGTACAACACAGAGTGGGTATACCCAGAGGGGGAGCATCAGCAGCTGAACACCCAGGATCAGTTCATGGACAAGGTAGTCCAGATCGAGAAAAACACGAAAGAGATATTTTACAATTTTGTTATGCCATAGATCAGGCTTTACACCATAGACTAAGAGATGAGAAAGCACCTTTAATTCTAGCAGGAGTAGAGTATCTTTTTCCTATTTATCAAGCAGCAAATAGTTATCCTTACTTATTAACAGAAAGCATTAGTGGTAATGTGGAAATTATCAACTTGGATAAATTACATGAGGCGGGGTGGCAAATAGTTTCTCCCCTATTTCAACAAGATACAATAGCTACCTTAGAACTGTACGAGCAATTAGCGGGAGAAGGTAGTAATATGGCTACCAGTGATGTGAAAGAGATTGTCAGTGCGGCCTATTTTCGCAGGGTAAATTCCCTATTAGTTTCTATAGATGATCAAAACTGGGGAAAATTCCATCCTGAAAACATGAGTGTGGATTTACACACAAAACGAGAGGTAGATGATCAGGATATGTTGGATTTTGCTGCCATACACACTATGTTAAACGGTGGCAATGTTTATACCTTAAAGGGTAAGGACATGCCTAGAGGAACAAAAATAGCAGCAATCTTTAGATATTAG
- a CDS encoding NAD+ synthase → MKIAIAQLNPIIGDLKGNCQKILETAYQANDVRLLLTPELSLCGYPPRDLLLNPGFVEAMDMSLQELAQNLPPHLAVLVGTVVRNGEHHTRGGKNLFNSVAWLEKGKIQQYFHKRLLPTYDVFDEKRYFEPGLNPNYFTLDGVNIGVTICEDLWNDEEFWGKKCYAVNPIADLSVVGVDLIVNLSASPYTVGKQKTREAMLKHTAVNFQQPIIYTNQVGGNDDLIFDGYSFAVNSQGEILYRGQGFTPDFLIVEFNQHTKEVELASDSDQNLITPIYESEDEEIWHALVLGVKDYVKKCRFSQVILGLSGGIDSALVAAIATAALGKENVLGVLMPSPYSSQHSVSDALKLGQNLGIKTQILPIGELMKSFDHTLFELFTGTEFGIAEENIQSRIRGVLLMAISNKFGYLLLSTGNKSEIAVGYCTLYGDMNGGLAVIADVPKTRVYSICNWLNGQNQQEVIPQNILTKPPSAELKPGQTDQDSLPPYNILDDILQRLINQHQSVEEIIAGGHDLGTVNRVIKLVAGSEFKRRQAAPGLKITDRAFGTGWRMPIAAQKV, encoded by the coding sequence ATGAAAATAGCCATTGCCCAACTAAATCCCATCATTGGTGACCTAAAAGGAAATTGTCAAAAAATCCTAGAAACTGCATACCAAGCAAATGATGTACGTTTATTATTAACACCAGAACTTTCTCTATGTGGCTATCCACCAAGAGATTTACTCTTAAATCCTGGATTTGTGGAAGCCATGGATATGAGCTTACAAGAACTGGCTCAAAATTTACCACCTCATCTAGCAGTTTTGGTAGGAACTGTGGTTCGGAATGGAGAACATCACACCAGGGGGGGTAAAAATTTATTTAATAGTGTCGCTTGGTTAGAAAAGGGGAAAATTCAACAATATTTTCACAAAAGACTATTACCTACCTACGATGTTTTTGACGAGAAACGCTACTTTGAGCCTGGGTTAAACCCCAACTACTTTACATTAGATGGTGTTAACATTGGTGTAACTATATGTGAAGATTTATGGAATGATGAAGAATTTTGGGGCAAAAAGTGTTACGCGGTAAATCCCATTGCTGATTTATCGGTTGTGGGGGTAGATTTAATAGTCAACTTATCTGCTTCTCCTTATACAGTTGGTAAACAGAAAACCAGAGAAGCAATGTTAAAACATACCGCTGTAAACTTTCAGCAACCTATAATTTACACTAATCAAGTTGGTGGTAATGATGATTTAATATTTGATGGTTACAGTTTTGCTGTCAACTCCCAAGGTGAAATTCTATATCGAGGTCAGGGTTTTACTCCAGATTTTCTCATAGTAGAATTCAATCAACATACAAAAGAGGTGGAGTTGGCTTCCGACTCAGACCAAAATCTGATTACTCCTATCTATGAATCAGAGGATGAGGAAATTTGGCACGCTTTAGTTTTGGGGGTGAAGGATTATGTGAAAAAATGTCGGTTTTCTCAGGTGATTTTAGGTTTAAGTGGTGGTATAGATTCAGCCTTGGTTGCTGCTATTGCTACTGCTGCATTGGGCAAAGAAAATGTTTTAGGCGTGTTAATGCCTTCACCCTATAGTTCCCAACATTCTGTTAGCGATGCTCTCAAATTAGGGCAGAATTTAGGGATTAAAACCCAAATTTTGCCCATTGGTGAATTAATGAAAAGTTTTGACCATACCTTATTTGAATTATTTACAGGTACAGAATTTGGAATTGCTGAAGAAAATATTCAGTCTCGTATTCGAGGTGTTCTATTGATGGCAATATCCAATAAATTTGGTTACCTGCTTTTATCCACCGGTAATAAATCAGAAATTGCTGTTGGTTACTGCACCCTTTATGGTGATATGAATGGAGGTTTAGCAGTAATTGCGGACGTGCCAAAAACCCGCGTTTATTCTATTTGTAATTGGTTGAATGGTCAAAATCAACAAGAGGTCATTCCCCAAAACATTTTGACCAAGCCTCCTAGTGCAGAACTCAAGCCTGGTCAAACCGATCAAGACTCCTTACCACCATATAATATTCTGGATGATATTCTACAGCGTTTAATCAATCAACATCAATCAGTAGAGGAAATAATAGCTGGAGGTCATGATTTAGGGACTGTAAATCGGGTAATCAAGCTAGTTGCTGGATCGGAATTTAAGCGTCGACAAGCAGCACCGGGACTGAAAATTACCGATAGAGCTTTTGGTACGGGTTGGAGAATGCCCATTGCTGCACAAAAGGTTTAG
- a CDS encoding GDYXXLXY domain-containing protein — MTNNTPEKNNTSTPEKEFSEKLTFRDYLIATEEKAHQPLPFWRLVAPLLVQVGLILGVPSQAVYTEMAGKLVILQTLPTDVSNLLEGSALSFDYNISRPQTLRRLPGWRDWVRQNSRRNGRIIQGSTLYVILQEQRSLNRQFNSPFNDRFTSDRSNDGNLNSRVNSAVPVAWKPVSISSDLPMYLSNNQVALKGNYQNGSINYGLENYYVSQAQREQIDYDLFQAQQNQRARRRPILVRVKVDSQGNATPTSMWIGDRNYNF, encoded by the coding sequence ATGACAAATAACACACCGGAAAAAAATAATACCTCGACTCCAGAAAAGGAGTTTTCTGAAAAGCTGACTTTTCGTGATTATTTAATTGCTACGGAAGAAAAAGCTCATCAACCTCTACCATTTTGGAGATTGGTTGCTCCTCTCTTGGTACAAGTGGGTTTGATTTTAGGGGTTCCCAGTCAAGCAGTTTATACAGAAATGGCTGGTAAGTTGGTGATTTTACAAACCTTACCCACTGATGTTTCTAACCTATTAGAAGGGTCTGCTTTGTCTTTTGATTATAATATCTCTCGTCCCCAAACTTTGAGAAGATTACCCGGTTGGAGAGACTGGGTAAGACAAAATTCTCGGAGAAATGGCAGAATTATCCAAGGTAGTACTTTATATGTGATTTTGCAGGAGCAACGGTCATTAAACCGTCAATTTAATAGTCCATTTAATGATAGATTCACTAGCGATCGCTCTAATGATGGTAACCTTAATTCTAGGGTTAATTCTGCTGTTCCTGTAGCTTGGAAACCCGTGAGTATTAGTTCCGATCTTCCTATGTATTTATCCAATAATCAGGTAGCTTTAAAGGGTAATTATCAAAATGGGTCAATTAATTACGGGTTAGAAAATTACTATGTTTCTCAAGCACAAAGAGAACAAATCGATTATGACTTATTCCAAGCACAGCAAAATCAACGTGCTAGGAGAAGACCAATACTTGTGAGAGTCAAGGTTGATTCTCAAGGTAATGCTACTCCTACCAGTATGTGGATAGGCGATCGCAATTATAATTTTTAA
- a CDS encoding nicotinate-nucleotide adenylyltransferase yields the protein MNIALFGTSADPPTAGHQKIIKWLSENYDWVAVWAADNPIKEQQTPLGHRAAMLQLLISDIQPPLDKLNNIILAQELSSWRTLETLEKAKLKWGNDVKYTLVIGSDLVNQLPRWYRISDLLQQVQLLVIPRPGYIIEDASLHKIRQLGGKMAIASTKGLDVSSTNFRQQKNLQTLTAPVIAYINRERLYI from the coding sequence ATGAATATCGCATTATTTGGCACAAGTGCAGATCCACCCACAGCTGGACATCAAAAAATTATCAAATGGCTATCTGAAAATTATGATTGGGTAGCGGTTTGGGCTGCGGATAACCCTATTAAAGAACAGCAGACACCCTTGGGACATCGTGCTGCTATGTTGCAGTTGTTAATTTCTGATATTCAGCCCCCATTAGATAAATTAAATAATATTATATTAGCACAGGAATTGAGTAGTTGGCGCACCTTAGAAACCCTAGAAAAGGCAAAATTAAAATGGGGAAATGATGTGAAGTATACTTTAGTAATTGGTTCTGATTTAGTTAACCAATTACCCAGGTGGTATAGAATTAGTGACTTGCTACAACAAGTCCAATTATTGGTGATTCCTCGACCTGGATATATTATAGAAGACGCTAGTTTACATAAAATTAGACAATTAGGGGGAAAAATGGCGATCGCCAGTACTAAAGGTTTAGATGTGTCATCAACCAATTTTCGTCAACAAAAAAATCTACAAACTCTCACAGCTCCTGTAATTGCCTATATTAATCGTGAGAGGTTATACATTTAA
- a CDS encoding sensor protein KdpD, with product MPTAQDPDNYYATPHRRGKHKIFIGMAPGVGKTYKMLEEAHQLKQEGIDVIIGILETHGRKETAQKATGLEMIPKRVMVKENITLAEMDTDAILDRSPQLVLIDELAHTNIPGSPREKRYQDVEVILESGIDVYSTVNIQHIESLNDIVARITGIVVRERIPDRLLDEADAVVVIDITPETLEERLREGKIYPQSQVEQSLKNFFQRRNLIALRELSLREVADTVEEEANTCSLEPSSCNIHERVLVCVSTYSNSVQLLRRGARIANYMNARLYGIFVSGPEQFLSKKEAGHIDTCEKLCREFGGEFLHVKSQNVAREIAQIAAKYHITQIVIGESQQPPWQRWFKGSFTQRLVDLIRNQNIDLHIIAE from the coding sequence ATGCCAACTGCACAAGATCCTGATAATTATTATGCTACCCCTCACCGACGAGGAAAACATAAAATCTTTATTGGTATGGCTCCCGGTGTGGGTAAAACCTATAAAATGCTGGAGGAAGCACATCAACTCAAACAAGAGGGGATTGATGTCATTATTGGCATTTTAGAAACTCATGGACGCAAAGAGACTGCTCAAAAAGCTACTGGACTGGAAATGATTCCTAAACGGGTCATGGTCAAAGAGAATATAACTCTTGCAGAAATGGATACAGATGCCATATTAGACCGCTCTCCCCAGTTAGTGTTAATTGATGAACTGGCCCATACTAACATCCCCGGATCTCCACGGGAAAAACGATATCAGGATGTGGAGGTAATTTTAGAGAGTGGAATTGATGTTTACTCTACGGTTAATATTCAGCACATAGAAAGTTTAAATGACATAGTGGCGAGAATTACTGGTATTGTGGTCAGAGAAAGGATTCCAGATCGCCTGCTGGATGAAGCTGATGCAGTTGTAGTGATTGATATTACTCCAGAAACTTTGGAGGAACGATTGCGTGAGGGGAAAATTTACCCCCAGAGTCAAGTTGAGCAGTCTTTGAAAAATTTTTTCCAGCGTCGCAATTTGATAGCTCTACGAGAGTTGTCTTTGCGGGAAGTAGCGGATACGGTTGAAGAAGAAGCAAACACTTGTAGTCTGGAACCATCTAGTTGTAATATTCATGAACGGGTCCTGGTTTGTGTTTCTACTTATTCTAATTCAGTACAGTTACTCCGTAGGGGTGCCCGCATTGCTAATTATATGAATGCAAGACTATATGGAATTTTTGTGTCAGGTCCGGAGCAATTCCTCAGTAAGAAAGAAGCTGGTCATATTGATACTTGTGAGAAATTATGTAGGGAATTTGGCGGTGAATTTTTGCATGTCAAAAGTCAAAATGTTGCTAGAGAAATTGCTCAAATCGCGGCTAAGTACCACATTACCCAAATTGTAATTGGTGAAAGCCAACAACCTCCCTGGCAAAGATGGTTTAAAGGCTCTTTTACCCAGCGACTTGTAGACTTGATTCGCAATCAAAATATTGATTTACATATTATTGCTGAATAG
- a CDS encoding DUF2157 domain-containing protein yields MILDNFARQLRQEAQRWRDEGIISSSQYEQIADRHQFKKIEGSAKESSGLIAIAFGGLLLILGIVIFLAANWQTWSREVKFILLMSLFLSTAITGFFTWREPTLSREKKGEDKKSKPGKRFLGEGLLVMSSLILGATLVLMAEIFNISGSPTQLFLAWGFGVLIMAYSLCINSLGILAILLLQIGYWLGLGEFSVTDGNFTGGDLNWAQLAVRHTPLISWVLFVPLAYICRSRIIFILAAIAFTFSLQYNLQPLPLLTSSDVFPWVASFALALPPALFWSYDDLLFPTVNYRLFQGIARHFALGCFAVVFYLLSFRWQWQSLDFGNSSSSFNNFSTGFQSLSIIDLGIIGGLVFIQWLFLFRHRNNPNRREAFFNLTVIGIFLGFIVIIPFWHQGIGRIPELGIFIFNSLLFTLSWGLIQEGLKLSSRIAFWCGMMLLILQIISRILEYDTDLLFRSLVFVICGSGLISAGLWFEGRLQERTVKK; encoded by the coding sequence ATGATTTTAGATAACTTTGCGCGACAGTTACGCCAAGAAGCACAACGTTGGCGCGATGAAGGAATTATCAGTTCTTCCCAATATGAACAAATTGCTGATCGTCATCAATTCAAAAAAATAGAAGGATCTGCTAAAGAAAGTTCTGGGTTGATAGCTATTGCTTTTGGTGGTTTATTGCTGATTTTGGGTATAGTTATTTTCCTAGCAGCAAATTGGCAAACCTGGTCTAGGGAAGTGAAATTTATCCTGTTAATGAGTCTATTTTTATCCACTGCTATTACTGGATTTTTCACTTGGAGAGAACCAACCCTAAGTCGGGAAAAAAAGGGAGAAGATAAAAAATCTAAACCTGGTAAACGCTTTTTAGGGGAAGGTTTACTAGTAATGAGTAGCCTAATCTTAGGAGCAACATTAGTGTTGATGGCAGAAATATTTAATATTAGTGGTTCACCCACACAGTTGTTTTTAGCCTGGGGTTTTGGTGTTTTGATCATGGCCTATAGCCTTTGTATTAATTCCTTAGGAATTTTGGCTATTTTGCTATTACAAATTGGCTATTGGTTGGGACTTGGAGAATTTTCTGTAACTGATGGCAATTTCACTGGTGGTGATTTAAATTGGGCCCAATTAGCTGTTCGACATACCCCTTTAATTTCCTGGGTATTGTTTGTTCCATTAGCTTATATTTGCCGTTCACGGATAATTTTTATCCTAGCAGCGATCGCCTTTACGTTTTCCCTGCAATATAATCTTCAACCTTTACCACTATTAACTTCTTCAGATGTTTTTCCGTGGGTAGCTTCTTTTGCTTTAGCATTACCACCCGCCCTATTTTGGAGTTATGATGATTTATTGTTTCCCACGGTCAACTACAGGTTATTTCAGGGAATAGCTCGCCATTTTGCCCTAGGTTGTTTTGCTGTGGTATTTTACCTTTTATCCTTTCGTTGGCAATGGCAATCCTTGGACTTTGGTAATTCCTCTAGTTCCTTCAATAATTTCTCCACTGGGTTTCAATCCTTATCTATTATTGATTTAGGAATTATTGGTGGTTTGGTATTTATTCAATGGTTATTCCTCTTCCGTCATCGGAATAATCCTAACCGTCGGGAAGCATTTTTCAATTTAACTGTCATTGGCATTTTTCTAGGTTTCATTGTGATCATTCCCTTTTGGCATCAGGGTATTGGTCGAATTCCAGAATTGGGAATTTTCATTTTTAATTCTCTGTTGTTTACTTTATCCTGGGGACTAATTCAAGAAGGATTAAAGTTGAGTAGCAGAATTGCTTTTTGGTGTGGCATGATGTTATTAATTTTGCAAATTATTAGTCGGATCTTAGAGTATGACACTGACTTATTATTTAGATCCTTAGTATTCGTAATCTGTGGATCTGGTTTGATTTCTGCTGGTCTTTGGTTTGAAGGGAGATTACAGGAACGCACAGTGAAAAAATAG
- a CDS encoding NUDIX hydrolase — translation MLLSNQTTCTNSVSQGSLANFKVGVDNVIFSVDTARNRLLVLLVMRQQEPFLNFWSLPGTLVRQGESLEDAAYRIMAEKIRVSNLYLDQLYTFGGPHRDPREKSNSYGVRYLSVSYFALVRFEEAELITNKVAGTAWHPVKNIPELAFDHDKIINYGHKRLKNKLEYSPVAFDVLPETFTLNELYQLYTTVLGDNFSDYSNFRARLLKLGFLLDTGSKVCRGAGRPASLYKFDAQAFAPFKDKPLVFI, via the coding sequence ATGCTATTAAGTAATCAAACAACTTGTACAAATTCCGTATCTCAAGGGAGTTTAGCGAATTTTAAGGTAGGTGTTGATAATGTGATTTTCTCCGTAGATACTGCCAGAAATCGTCTGTTGGTTTTATTGGTGATGCGACAACAAGAGCCATTTTTGAATTTCTGGAGTCTCCCTGGTACTTTGGTACGTCAGGGTGAATCCCTAGAGGATGCTGCTTACAGAATTATGGCAGAAAAAATTAGGGTAAGTAATTTATACTTAGATCAACTATACACCTTTGGCGGTCCACATAGAGATCCCAGGGAAAAAAGCAACAGTTATGGGGTACGTTACTTGTCAGTAAGTTATTTTGCCTTAGTGAGATTTGAAGAAGCAGAATTAATCACTAATAAAGTTGCTGGTACTGCGTGGCATCCCGTGAAAAACATACCAGAATTGGCATTTGATCACGATAAAATCATTAACTATGGGCACAAAAGACTGAAAAATAAATTAGAATATAGTCCGGTGGCGTTTGATGTATTACCAGAAACCTTTACCCTTAATGAGTTATATCAGTTATACACAACAGTTTTAGGAGACAACTTTTCTGATTATTCTAATTTTAGAGCCAGGTTGTTAAAACTCGGTTTCTTATTAGATACAGGAAGTAAGGTTTGTAGGGGAGCTGGTCGTCCTGCAAGTTTATATAAGTTTGATGCCCAAGCATTTGCACCATTTAAGGATAAACCATTAGTATTTATTTAG
- the ftsH gene encoding ATP-dependent zinc metalloprotease FtsH: protein MVNTMTTNTGRKTLEKPWLKKVPAKRFAWTGVLVATMIMLPEIVGSPVLAQKIGRSNSLSYGQLLQKTKAGQVKRVEIDEGEQIAKVYLVSHKPGTAPISVRLLDQNSELISKLKEKKVEFGEISTASSRATIGLLINLMWILPLLALIMLLLRRSASSSNQALNFGRSRARFQMEAKTGVKFDDVAGITEAKEELQEVVTFLQQPEKFTAVGAKIPKGVLLVGPPGTGKTLLAKAIAGEASVPFFSISGSEFVEMFVGVGASRVRDLFKKAKENAPCIIFIDEIDAVGRQRGAGIGGGNDEREQTLNQLLTEMDGFEGNNGIIIIAATNRPDVLDSALLRPGRFDRQVIVDAPDLKGRLDILAVHARNKKLDPTISLEEIAQRTPGFTGADLANLLNEAAILTARRRKEETTMLEINDAVDRVVAGMEGTALVDGKSKRLIAYHEVGHALIGTLVKDHDPVQKVTLIPRGQALGLTWFTPNEDQGLVSRSQMLARIMGALGGRAAEEIVFGKAEVTTGAGNDLQQVTTMARQMVTRFGMSDLGLLSLETPSQEVFLGRDWGMKSDYSEQIAAKIDVQVRDIVSNCYAKVKELLQENRMTMDRLVEMLMVEETIDGDLFRNIVEENKFDKIPVAL from the coding sequence ATGGTAAATACTATGACGACAAATACTGGTAGAAAAACATTGGAAAAACCCTGGTTAAAAAAGGTTCCAGCCAAAAGATTTGCTTGGACTGGAGTATTAGTAGCCACGATGATTATGCTACCAGAAATTGTGGGTAGTCCAGTCTTGGCACAAAAAATTGGGCGTAGTAATTCTTTATCTTACGGACAGCTACTACAGAAAACTAAAGCGGGCCAGGTTAAAAGAGTAGAAATTGATGAAGGTGAACAAATAGCTAAGGTATATTTGGTCAGTCATAAACCTGGTACAGCGCCCATATCAGTGAGACTGTTAGATCAAAATAGTGAGTTAATCAGTAAACTCAAGGAGAAAAAAGTTGAGTTCGGTGAGATTTCCACAGCTAGTAGCAGAGCAACCATTGGTTTACTAATCAACTTGATGTGGATTTTGCCACTGTTAGCCTTGATTATGTTATTGCTGCGACGTTCTGCTAGTAGTTCCAACCAGGCATTGAATTTTGGCAGATCTCGGGCCCGGTTTCAAATGGAGGCTAAAACCGGGGTGAAATTTGATGATGTAGCTGGAATTACTGAGGCTAAGGAAGAACTACAGGAAGTAGTGACATTTTTACAACAACCGGAAAAATTTACTGCTGTGGGGGCAAAAATTCCCAAGGGTGTACTATTGGTTGGACCACCGGGAACTGGTAAGACCTTATTGGCAAAAGCCATTGCTGGGGAAGCATCTGTGCCATTTTTCAGCATTTCTGGCTCGGAATTTGTGGAAATGTTTGTGGGTGTGGGCGCTTCCCGGGTGCGAGACCTGTTTAAAAAGGCTAAGGAAAATGCTCCCTGTATTATCTTTATTGATGAGATTGATGCTGTGGGTAGACAGAGAGGAGCAGGTATTGGTGGTGGTAATGATGAAAGAGAGCAAACCCTAAATCAGTTGTTAACGGAAATGGATGGTTTTGAAGGCAATAATGGGATTATTATTATTGCTGCTACGAACCGTCCCGATGTGTTGGATTCTGCCCTGTTACGTCCTGGTCGTTTTGATAGACAGGTAATTGTAGATGCGCCAGATCTAAAGGGACGTTTGGATATATTGGCAGTCCATGCTCGAAATAAGAAATTAGACCCCACCATTTCCTTAGAGGAAATTGCCCAACGCACCCCCGGTTTTACTGGTGCAGACCTGGCTAATCTGCTCAATGAAGCAGCTATTTTGACAGCTAGACGGCGCAAGGAAGAAACTACTATGCTGGAAATTAATGATGCTGTGGATCGGGTTGTAGCTGGTATGGAAGGTACAGCTTTAGTTGATGGCAAAAGTAAACGTTTAATTGCCTACCATGAAGTGGGTCATGCCTTGATTGGCACTTTAGTTAAAGATCATGATCCTGTACAAAAGGTTACTTTGATACCAAGGGGTCAAGCTTTGGGTCTAACTTGGTTTACACCTAATGAAGACCAGGGTTTAGTATCTCGCTCTCAAATGTTAGCTCGCATTATGGGAGCTTTAGGGGGGCGTGCTGCTGAAGAAATTGTCTTTGGCAAAGCGGAAGTAACTACTGGTGCAGGTAATGACTTACAACAGGTGACAACTATGGCTAGACAAATGGTGACCCGATTTGGTATGTCCGATCTCGGTTTGTTATCTCTCGAGACCCCCAGTCAAGAAGTGTTTTTGGGGAGAGACTGGGGAATGAAATCAGATTATTCTGAGCAAATTGCTGCCAAAATTGATGTTCAAGTCAGAGACATTGTTAGTAACTGTTATGCCAAAGTAAAAGAACTGTTGCAGGAAAATCGTATGACTATGGACCGCTTAGTTGAAATGCTGATGGTGGAAGAAACCATTGATGGAGATTTATTCCGTAATATTGTTGAAGAAAATAAGTTTGATAAAATACCAGTAGCTCTATAA